In Clostridium swellfunianum, a genomic segment contains:
- a CDS encoding WG repeat-containing protein produces the protein MPCRNCLISIVNNFLPPEARLLISKDQYKRPAIFLRDVDNDYENEVIAFYSLEGARYTIALKREENNWYVLSNVSQKSRLDLGNKARNLSLAPVKVIGGIKYGYIDNKGQFVIKPRFDYAFNFQKSGLAIAGENNIFGLIDTKGNYVLKPKYDSIDEFSEGRAIVRDKSGAKIIDEAGKEITSKAYNYIGSFRNGRAQFGGLGSSEKYIYGYLDRMGNEVIPQKFEEASDFINGIALVKINDKHYAIINLKGKVLQTFNYNFVGNLGDGLLIFQKEAGEKYGYIDLRGNIVIQPQFEGTQGFENGRAVINAAAGYKTKYGLIDRKGSIVIKPLYDNLNLLGENRVSVGKATDIEKPYMGSKYAVADTNGTFLTDFIYNNIEKYNRGLASASDNKNTFFIDKSGRIVKTMPIVSGGGSLIIQGELIKAFVDNRTSYYNMQGKLVWKQNTTIPLDNQYKVIEQKFNPNKDYLVYYPQIEGMKNKRVQLDVNNKLKKLSQVKDIPGNVQLESSYSGDFSVEFFKKNLLVLELNGYDFPFGAAHGMPTKAYPHIDLVSGSFYELKDLFKLNSNYVEVLSDIVGNMIKTQPQYEYVFPDSYKGIQPNQPFYIDENNLYLYFTPYEIAPYAAGFPTFKIPFKDIMSIINTQGSLWKAFN, from the coding sequence ATGCCGTGCAGAAACTGTTTAATTAGTATTGTTAATAATTTTTTACCGCCTGAAGCCAGATTGCTTATAAGTAAGGATCAATATAAGAGACCAGCTATATTTTTAAGAGATGTAGATAATGACTATGAAAACGAAGTGATTGCTTTTTATAGCTTAGAGGGAGCAAGATATACTATAGCTCTTAAGAGAGAAGAAAATAACTGGTATGTTTTATCTAATGTAAGTCAAAAATCACGATTGGATTTAGGAAATAAAGCAAGGAATTTATCTTTAGCTCCTGTTAAGGTTATAGGTGGAATTAAATACGGCTACATTGATAATAAAGGCCAATTTGTAATAAAACCTAGGTTCGACTATGCTTTTAACTTCCAGAAGAGTGGTCTTGCTATTGCAGGAGAAAATAATATTTTTGGGCTTATAGATACCAAAGGAAATTATGTACTTAAGCCTAAATATGACAGCATAGACGAATTTTCAGAAGGCAGGGCTATAGTTAGAGACAAGTCGGGTGCTAAGATAATAGATGAGGCTGGAAAAGAAATAACATCAAAGGCCTATAATTATATAGGAAGTTTTAGAAATGGTAGAGCACAATTTGGGGGATTAGGATCTTCAGAAAAATATATTTATGGATATTTAGACAGAATGGGCAATGAAGTAATACCTCAAAAATTTGAAGAGGCTAGCGATTTTATAAATGGAATAGCTTTGGTTAAAATAAATGATAAGCATTATGCTATTATAAATTTAAAGGGCAAGGTGCTTCAAACTTTTAATTATAACTTTGTTGGAAATTTAGGCGACGGATTATTAATCTTCCAAAAAGAGGCTGGTGAAAAATATGGTTATATTGACTTAAGAGGGAACATCGTAATACAGCCTCAATTTGAAGGGACACAAGGTTTTGAGAATGGAAGAGCTGTTATAAATGCTGCAGCTGGTTATAAAACTAAATATGGGCTTATCGATAGGAAGGGAAGTATTGTAATTAAGCCTCTGTATGATAATCTGAATTTGCTTGGAGAAAACAGGGTAAGTGTAGGAAAAGCTACAGACATTGAAAAGCCGTATATGGGTTCAAAGTATGCTGTTGCTGATACAAATGGAACCTTCCTTACAGATTTTATTTATAATAATATAGAAAAATATAATAGAGGCTTAGCTTCTGCCTCAGACAATAAAAATACATTCTTTATTGATAAGAGTGGAAGGATAGTAAAAACAATGCCAATTGTCAGCGGAGGTGGAAGTTTGATAATTCAAGGAGAATTAATAAAGGCTTTTGTGGATAATAGAACATCCTACTATAATATGCAGGGAAAGCTGGTTTGGAAGCAGAATACAACGATTCCTCTCGATAATCAGTATAAAGTAATTGAACAAAAGTTTAATCCTAATAAGGATTATTTGGTGTACTATCCACAAATAGAGGGAATGAAGAACAAAAGGGTACAACTTGATGTAAATAATAAGTTAAAGAAGCTTTCGCAGGTTAAAGACATTCCAGGAAATGTTCAGCTTGAATCAAGCTATTCTGGAGACTTTTCAGTAGAGTTTTTCAAAAAGAACTTGCTTGTTCTCGAATTAAATGGTTATGATTTTCCTTTTGGTGCAGCTCATGGCATGCCTACAAAGGCTTATCCGCATATAGACCTAGTAAGTGGAAGCTTTTATGAGCTTAAAGATTTATTTAAGCTAAACAGTAATTATGTAGAAGTGCTTAGCGATATCGTAGGAAATATGATAAAAACCCAGCCACAGTATGAATACGTATTTCCTGATTCTTATAAAGGCATACAACCCAATCAGCCTTTTTATATAGATGAAAATAATCTATACCTTTATTTTACACCATATGAAATAGCACCTTATGCAGCAGGATTTCCGACGTTTAAAATACCATTTAAAGATATAATGTCAATAATAAACACACAGGGCAGCCTCTGGAAGGCCTTCAATTAA
- a CDS encoding LysM peptidoglycan-binding domain-containing protein translates to MKRKLLSVVVSAIILSSTFIPTAAFAAETQTTYNVVSGDSLWRIAAAYKVSVSDLKSWNGLTSDVIYVGQTLKVSPIHIVQVGDTLWLISRKYGTTVDSLVKLNNLTTTTLKIGQVIKIAETAAPISVSTGTIEYKVVSGDNLSTLAKKYGTTVEDIMKLNNLTSTTIYVGQVLKIQGSLVQTPAPAPVPSAPVIETVNYKVVSGDNLWTLAQKYKTTVDAIMKTNMLVKDYVMPNQILTIPVNSNVATKPVGITMMTARVNSNYGDIYTWDNAMRLWTVGTTGTLRDLATGKTFNIRYYGGSNHSDIVTLTQQDTDIMKSIYGTWSWNNDHKRPMVLTFTKGGVNYQMAVSLTGMPHSSTDNYTNGMAGHCDLYFYNSVGHSDPVIDPVHQANILKANGR, encoded by the coding sequence ATGAAAAGAAAACTTCTTTCAGTTGTAGTGTCAGCAATTATATTATCAAGCACATTTATTCCTACAGCGGCTTTTGCTGCAGAAACTCAAACAACCTATAACGTGGTTTCTGGTGATTCACTTTGGAGGATAGCTGCAGCTTACAAGGTATCAGTTAGTGATTTAAAGAGTTGGAATGGACTTACTTCCGATGTTATTTATGTTGGACAAACTCTAAAGGTTTCCCCAATACATATAGTTCAAGTTGGGGATACTTTATGGCTAATTTCAAGAAAGTATGGGACAACTGTTGATAGCTTAGTGAAGCTTAATAATTTAACTACTACAACCCTAAAGATTGGGCAAGTGATAAAGATAGCTGAAACAGCAGCTCCAATTTCTGTTTCAACAGGAACCATTGAGTATAAAGTGGTTTCAGGAGATAATCTATCAACTCTAGCGAAGAAATATGGTACTACAGTTGAAGATATAATGAAGCTTAATAATTTAACTTCTACAACGATATATGTTGGACAAGTATTGAAGATACAAGGAAGTTTAGTACAGACTCCTGCTCCTGCGCCGGTTCCATCTGCACCAGTTATTGAAACTGTGAACTACAAAGTGGTATCTGGAGATAATCTTTGGACTTTAGCTCAAAAGTATAAGACAACTGTAGATGCAATAATGAAAACAAACATGCTTGTTAAAGATTACGTTATGCCAAATCAAATATTGACTATACCAGTTAACTCAAATGTAGCAACAAAACCAGTAGGTATAACAATGATGACTGCAAGAGTAAATAGCAACTATGGTGATATCTATACTTGGGATAATGCCATGAGACTCTGGACAGTAGGAACAACAGGAACTTTAAGAGACCTTGCAACAGGAAAGACTTTTAACATTAGATACTATGGTGGCTCAAACCACAGTGACATAGTAACATTAACTCAACAGGATACGGATATAATGAAATCTATATACGGAACTTGGTCTTGGAACAATGATCATAAAAGACCAATGGTGTTAACTTTCACTAAGGGTGGAGTAAATTATCAGATGGCAGTAAGCTTAACGGGTATGCCTCATAGTTCCACAGACAATTATACAAACGGCATGGCCGGACATTGTGACCTATATTTTTACAATTCAGTAGGGCATTCAGATCCAGTAATAGATCCAGTTCACCAGGCAAATATATTAAAAGCAAACGGAAGATAA
- a CDS encoding FMN-binding protein, protein MKKIVNIFAAAALTAVLLVGCSSGKYKDGTYEGTGRGASSDIKVSVQVEKGKIKDVKLVEQKETKTLVEGVQQNMIPDIIKKQGTDGVEAISGATNSSKGVLEAVSKALEQAKK, encoded by the coding sequence ATGAAAAAAATAGTTAATATATTTGCAGCAGCAGCTTTAACTGCAGTATTATTAGTTGGCTGCAGCAGTGGAAAATATAAAGATGGAACTTATGAAGGTACTGGAAGAGGAGCTTCTTCTGATATAAAGGTTTCTGTACAAGTTGAAAAGGGAAAGATTAAAGATGTTAAGCTTGTAGAACAGAAGGAAACTAAAACTTTAGTTGAAGGTGTCCAACAAAACATGATTCCGGATATAATTAAAAAGCAAGGAACTGATGGAGTTGAGGCTATAAGCGGAGCAACAAATTCCTCAAAGGGAGTTTTAGAAGCTGTTAGCAAGGCTTTAGAGCAAGCAAAAAAATAG
- a CDS encoding flavocytochrome c has protein sequence MKKKVLSLVMAALIAAPTAMFAGCAKTESADIVIIGAGGAGLSAAVEAYENGTKKVVVLEKMPIVGGNTNRATGGLNAAGTPQQEKAGVKDSVELMIEDTMKGGYNKNNPELVKVLATNAKDSVAWITKLGGDLSDVGRMAGASVNRTHRPTGGGAVGAEIVATLKKAAEDRKIDVRLWNKATEVVVDKEGKVSGVKATNKEGKEYTINAKAVVIAAGGFSANENMVVKYDPNLKGFATTNHAGATGDGIDLATKLGANLVDMKEIQTHPTVVPGKAVMVTEAVRGNGAILINKDGKRFINELETRDVVSKAILSQKDKVAYLFFDDGMRKSLKATEEYFNMNLVTEANSVSELADKLKIDKTAFEASIKTYNDAVAAKSDAEFKRADMPRQLNQGKVYAIEVTPAVHHTMGGIVINTNAQVVNADGQPIKGLFAAGEVTGGVHGGNRLGGNALADIVTFGRIAGRNAAALAK, from the coding sequence ATGAAGAAAAAGGTATTATCATTAGTTATGGCAGCATTGATTGCAGCACCTACAGCCATGTTTGCTGGATGCGCAAAGACAGAAAGTGCAGATATAGTTATTATAGGAGCTGGTGGAGCAGGGCTTTCAGCAGCAGTTGAAGCTTATGAAAATGGAACAAAAAAAGTAGTAGTTTTAGAAAAAATGCCTATAGTTGGTGGAAACACTAACAGAGCAACAGGAGGACTAAACGCAGCTGGAACTCCTCAACAAGAAAAGGCTGGAGTAAAAGACAGCGTTGAACTTATGATAGAGGATACTATGAAGGGTGGATACAATAAGAACAACCCTGAATTAGTTAAAGTATTAGCAACAAATGCTAAAGACTCAGTTGCTTGGATAACTAAACTAGGTGGAGACCTAAGCGACGTTGGTAGAATGGCAGGAGCAAGTGTTAACAGAACTCACAGACCAACAGGTGGAGGAGCAGTAGGAGCAGAAATAGTTGCAACTCTTAAGAAGGCTGCTGAGGATAGAAAGATAGATGTAAGACTTTGGAACAAGGCTACAGAAGTTGTTGTTGATAAGGAAGGAAAGGTTTCTGGAGTTAAGGCAACAAACAAAGAAGGAAAAGAATACACAATAAATGCTAAGGCAGTAGTTATAGCAGCAGGTGGGTTCTCAGCTAATGAAAACATGGTTGTTAAGTATGATCCAAACCTTAAAGGATTTGCTACAACTAACCATGCAGGAGCAACCGGAGACGGAATTGATCTTGCTACAAAGCTAGGAGCTAATTTAGTTGATATGAAGGAAATCCAAACACACCCAACAGTTGTGCCAGGTAAGGCTGTAATGGTTACTGAAGCTGTTAGAGGAAATGGAGCAATCCTTATAAATAAAGATGGAAAAAGATTTATAAATGAGCTTGAAACAAGAGACGTAGTTTCAAAGGCTATTCTTTCACAGAAGGATAAAGTTGCTTATCTTTTCTTTGACGATGGTATGAGGAAAAGCTTAAAAGCTACAGAAGAATACTTCAACATGAATTTAGTAACTGAGGCAAACAGTGTTTCAGAGTTAGCAGATAAGCTTAAGATAGATAAAACAGCTTTTGAAGCATCAATAAAAACCTACAACGATGCAGTTGCAGCTAAGAGTGATGCAGAATTTAAGAGAGCAGATATGCCAAGACAACTAAATCAAGGCAAAGTTTATGCAATAGAGGTTACTCCAGCTGTTCACCATACAATGGGTGGAATAGTTATAAACACAAATGCTCAAGTAGTAAATGCTGATGGACAACCTATAAAGGGCCTATTCGCAGCAGGAGAGGTTACTGGAGGGGTTCACGGTGGAAATAGACTAGGTGGAAATGCGCTTGCTGATATAGTTACATTCGGTAGAATAGCAGGAAGAAATGCAGCTGCTTTAGCAAAATAA